From Erigeron canadensis isolate Cc75 chromosome 8, C_canadensis_v1, whole genome shotgun sequence, one genomic window encodes:
- the LOC122610386 gene encoding DNA topoisomerase 6 subunit A3-like: protein MKSYFHVKDLRRSVVSRRLKNLQTELTNTKKQWFVPVRDHECVTYRRGRQCMKPLNEVRHRKLLAPGQQRLSALVGILLNLKKKRLITKRGIFYKKRVIFGNQSISDRLIDDLCCMIGTTRRSLGVKATPDGFAAGSLIIRENGQLVNFEQRKFSGVPLSAYLPKFQGLNWDLAHRKYLFRLFLQLTLEIEQVP from the coding sequence ATGAAAAGTTATTTTCATGTAAAGGATCTCCGTCGGTCTGTTGTAAGCCGGCGATTGAAAAACCTCCAGACAGAGCTTACAAACACGAAAAAGCAATGGTTTGTTCCCGTTAGAGACCATGAGTGCGTCACGTACAGAAGGGGTAGGCAGTGTATGAAGCCGCTTAATGAGGTCAGACATAGGAAGCTTCTTGCACCCGGACAACAACGGCTATCAGCTTTGGTAGGGATTCTActcaatttgaaaaagaaaagacttATTACAAAAAGAGGTATCTTTTACAAAAAGAGAGTTATTTTTGGTAATCAATCAATTTCTGATCGTTTAATTGACGACCTTTGTTGTATGATTGGTACAACGAGGCGATCTCTAGGAGTAAAAGCTACTCCAGATGGCTTTGCGGCAGGATCTTTAATTATCAGGGAAAATGGTCAGCTAGTTAATTTTGAACAACGTAAATTTTCTGGAGTACCACTATCGGCATATTTGCCAAAATTTCAGGGTTTGAACTGGGATCTTGCACATAGGAAATATCTTTTTCGCCTGTTCCTGCAATtaactttagaaattgaacaaGTTCCATGA